The genomic interval GCGTGTGTCACCGCGATCGGGCGCCCGCCCGCGCTCTTGGCGTACTCCACCCGCGCCACGATCGTGCCGTGCTTGGCCAGCAGCGACCGCCCGAACTCGGTGACCAGCCCGTACCGCCCGTCGAACAGCCCCGGCACCGCCTCCCTGAGCGCCCGCGCGTACTCGGCGTACGTCGGTGTCGTCACGTCGGAGGCGAAGTTCACCGGCAGCCCGCCGCCGATGTCGATCGTGTCGATCTGCGGCCGCCCGATCCGCCGGTTGATCTCCTCGGCGAGCGCGTACGTCTCCGCGACCCCCTGGGTCATCAGGGACAGCGGGATGCCCTGCGAGCCGGTGTGCGCGTGCAGCCGGGAGAGCCAGGGCCGGTCGAGGTAGGCGCGCACGACCCACTCGCGCGCCCCTTCGTCGCGCAGCGCCACCCCGAACTTCGAGGTCGCGGTGGCCGTGGAGGTCGCCCCGATGGAGCCGCCGCCGACCTGCGGGTTGACCCGGATGCCGAGCGGGGAGCGGCTGACCGCCATGGGGGCCCCTCCCATGCCTTTCGGGCTATGGGGGAGCATGAGGCCGTCGATGCGGTCCAGCTCCTGCGGGTTGTCCGCGTTGACGGCGATCCCCAGCGCCAGCGCCTCCCTGAGCTCGGAGGGCGTCTTGGCGGGCGAGTCCAGGACGGTCCGGTCCGGTGAGAGCCCCGCCGCCCGCGCGAGCGCCAGTTCGCCCGGGCTCGCCACCTCCGCGCCGATGCCCTCCTCGCGCAGCAGCCGCAGTACCGGCACCAGCGGGCTCGCCTTCACCGCGAACGCGTGCAGCACCGGCGTGCCCGGCGCGGTGACCCCGTCGAAGGCGGCGCGGAGTTCGGCCGCGGACTCCCGGATGCCGGTGACGTCGAGGAGTCCGACGACGGGGGTGTCCGGCCCCAGCAGGCCCTGCTCCACGGCCGCCCGCACCGCCTCGTCCCGGCGGGCGGCCCGCCCCTCGCCGGTGCTGCCGTACTCGTCCATCACGTCCCCGTCCATCACGTCCCCGTCCTGCTCGTCACCCGTGCCTCGGATGTCCAGCCAGCATCCCTGTCCGGAAACATTCCTCTCCTACCGAGGCTGACGCGAGAACGTATTGACTAGTTCTATTCAGGAAGTCAGGATGTGAATATCGACAGCAACAACCGGCACGCGGCCATCCGCAGCACAGTCCCCAGGAGGCAGACCATGTCAGGACCCCGCCCCGTCCGAGCGCCGCGCGGCACGGAACTGACCGCCCTGGGATGGCAGCAGGAAGCCGCCCTGCGGATGCTGCAGAACAACCTGGACCCCGAGGTCGCCGAACACCCCGACCAGCTCGTCGTCTACGGCGGCACCGGCAAGGCCGCCCGTGACTGGCGCTCCTTCGACGCCATGGTCCGCACCCTGCGCACCCTCAAGCAGGACGAGACCATGCTGGTCCAGTCCGGCCGTCCGGTCGGTGTCATGCAGACCCACGAGTGGGCCCCGCGCGTCCTGATCGCCAACTCCAACCTCGTCGGCGACTGGGCCAACTGGGAGGAGTTCCGCCGCCTGGAGGCCCTCGGCCTGACCATGTACGGCCAGATGACCGCCGGCTCCTGGATCTACATCGGCACCCAGGGCATCCTCCAGGGCACCTACGAGACCTTCTCCGCGGTCGCCGCCAAGAAGTTCGGCGGCACCCTGGCCGGGACGATCACCCTCACCGCCGGCCTCGGCGGCATGGGCGGCGCCCAGCCCCTCGCGGTCACCATGAACGACGGTGTCGCCATCTGCATCGACTGCGACCCGCGTGCCATCGAGCGGCGCATCGAGCACCGCTACCTGGACGTGAAGGCCGACAGCCTGGAGCACGCCCTCCAGCTCGCAGTCGAGGCCCGTGACGCCCGCCGCCCGCTCTCCATCGGCCTGCTGGGCAACGCCGCCGAGCTGCTCCCGCGCATGCTCGCCGAAGGCGCGCCCATCGACATCGTCACCGACCAGACCTCGGCCCACGACCCGCTGGCCTACCTGCCGACGGGCATCGCCTTCGAGGACATGGCCGACGCCGCCGCCAAGGACCCGGCGGGCTTCACCACCCGGGCCCGCGAGTCGATGGCCCGCCACGTCGAGGCCATGGTCGGCTTCATGGACGCCGGCGCCGAGGTCTTCGACTACGGCAACTCGATCCGGGGCGAGGCCCAGCTCGCCGGGTACGAGCGGGCGTTCGCCTTCCCCGGGTTCGTCCCCGCCTACATCCGGCCGCTGTTCTGCGAGGGCAAGGGCCCCTTCCGCTGGGCCGCGCTGTCGGGTGAGGCCTCCGACATCGCCAAGACCGACAAGGCGATCCTGGAGCTCTTCCCGGAGAACGAGTCCCTCGCGCGCTGGATCAAGATGGCCGGCGAGCGCGTCCACTTCCAGGGCCTGCCCGCCCGGATCTGCTGGCTCGGCTACGGCGAGCGCGACAAGGCCGGTGAGCGCTTCAACGACATGGTGGCGAGCGGAGAGCTGGCGGCACCGCTGGCGATCGGGCGGGACCACCTGGACGCCGGGTCCGTCGCCTCCCCCTACCGGGAGACCGAGGCCATGCTCGACGGGTCCGACGCGATCGCCGACTGGCCGCTGCTGAACGCCATGGTCAACGTGGCCTCGGGTGCGTCCTGGGTGTCCCTGCACCACGGCGGCGGCGTCGGCATGGGCCGGTCCATCCACGCCGGTCAGGTCACGGTGGCCGACGGCACGAAGCTGGGCGGCGAGAAGGTCCGGCGGGTACTGACGAACGACCCGGGCATGGGTGTCATCCGGCACGTGGACGCCGGGTACGACATCGCGGAGTCCGTCGCCGACGAGCGGGGCGTGCGGGTCCCGATGCGCGAGGGTGAGGACGCGTGACGGTGGGCACCGACTCCGGAACGGCTCAGCACCCCCGTACCTCCTCGTTCCAGGAGATGTGGCGCGAGCTGCTCCCCGTCGGCCGGCACCCCGGCTCGCGCGGCTATCGCCGGTTCGCCTGGACCGGGGCCGACGGCGAGTGCCGGGCCTGGTTCAGGGAGCAGGCCGAAGCCCGCGGACTGACCTACGAGGTCGACCGGAACGGCAACCAGTGGGCCTGGCTCGGGGACCCCGCGCAGGGGGACGCCGTCGTCACCGGGTCGCACCTCGACTCCGTACCCGACGGAGGCGCCTTCGACGGGCCCCTCGGAGTGGTGTCCTCCTTCGCCGCGCTCGACGAACTCCGGGCACGGCGGGCCGAGTTCACCAAGCCGCTCGCCCTCGTCAACTTCGGTGACGAGGAGGGGGCCCGGTTCGGGCTCGCCTGTGTCGGATCGCGGCTCACCGCCGGACAGCTCACCGCCGAGCAGGCACACCTGCTGACCGACGGGGAGGGGGTCACGCTCCCGCGCGCCATGGAGGCCGCCGGATACGACCCCGACGGCATCGGCGGCGACCCGGAGCGGCTCGCCCGCATCGGCGCCTTCGTCGAGCTGCACGTCGAGCAGGGCAGGGCGCTGGACCTCTCCGGCGACCGGGTCGGCATCGCCAGTGCCATCTGGCCGCACGGGCGCTGGCGGTTCGACTTCCGGGGCGAGGCCAACCATGCCGGCACCACCCGCCTCGTGGACCGGCGCGACCCCATGCTGTCGTACGCCGAGACCGTGCTCGCGGCCCGCCGGGAGGCCGAACTCGCCGGTGCCGTCGCTACCTTCGGCAAGATCGCCGTCGAGCCGAACGGCGTCAACG from Streptomyces sp. CC0208 carries:
- a CDS encoding diaminopimelate decarboxylase, producing MDGDVMDEYGSTGEGRAARRDEAVRAAVEQGLLGPDTPVVGLLDVTGIRESAAELRAAFDGVTAPGTPVLHAFAVKASPLVPVLRLLREEGIGAEVASPGELALARAAGLSPDRTVLDSPAKTPSELREALALGIAVNADNPQELDRIDGLMLPHSPKGMGGAPMAVSRSPLGIRVNPQVGGGSIGATSTATATSKFGVALRDEGAREWVVRAYLDRPWLSRLHAHTGSQGIPLSLMTQGVAETYALAEEINRRIGRPQIDTIDIGGGLPVNFASDVTTPTYAEYARALREAVPGLFDGRYGLVTEFGRSLLAKHGTIVARVEYAKSAGGRPIAVTHAGVQVATRTVYVPGSWPLRIAAYDAKGRPRSGPEVVQDVAGPACFAGDLLAEGRALPLLDQGDYVAALDTGAYYFAHHYAYNSLARPGVYGFAPDHSAPDRAGGVRFATVRDPQTLASIVAESGGAHAGALTTLHASGSG
- the hutU gene encoding urocanate hydratase produces the protein MSGPRPVRAPRGTELTALGWQQEAALRMLQNNLDPEVAEHPDQLVVYGGTGKAARDWRSFDAMVRTLRTLKQDETMLVQSGRPVGVMQTHEWAPRVLIANSNLVGDWANWEEFRRLEALGLTMYGQMTAGSWIYIGTQGILQGTYETFSAVAAKKFGGTLAGTITLTAGLGGMGGAQPLAVTMNDGVAICIDCDPRAIERRIEHRYLDVKADSLEHALQLAVEARDARRPLSIGLLGNAAELLPRMLAEGAPIDIVTDQTSAHDPLAYLPTGIAFEDMADAAAKDPAGFTTRARESMARHVEAMVGFMDAGAEVFDYGNSIRGEAQLAGYERAFAFPGFVPAYIRPLFCEGKGPFRWAALSGEASDIAKTDKAILELFPENESLARWIKMAGERVHFQGLPARICWLGYGERDKAGERFNDMVASGELAAPLAIGRDHLDAGSVASPYRETEAMLDGSDAIADWPLLNAMVNVASGASWVSLHHGGGVGMGRSIHAGQVTVADGTKLGGEKVRRVLTNDPGMGVIRHVDAGYDIAESVADERGVRVPMREGEDA
- a CDS encoding allantoate amidohydrolase, with amino-acid sequence MWRELLPVGRHPGSRGYRRFAWTGADGECRAWFREQAEARGLTYEVDRNGNQWAWLGDPAQGDAVVTGSHLDSVPDGGAFDGPLGVVSSFAALDELRARRAEFTKPLALVNFGDEEGARFGLACVGSRLTAGQLTAEQAHLLTDGEGVTLPRAMEAAGYDPDGIGGDPERLARIGAFVELHVEQGRALDLSGDRVGIASAIWPHGRWRFDFRGEANHAGTTRLVDRRDPMLSYAETVLAARREAELAGAVATFGKIAVEPNGVNAIPSLVRGWLDSRAADQESLDQVVGGIEKAAREYADAHGIALDIVRESFTPVVEFDHALRDELARILGTGTDLKVPVLGTGAGHDAGILSGHIPTAMLFVRNPTGVSHSPAEFAAEDDCVAGVLALADVLEGLACR